The Ignicoccus hospitalis KIN4/I genome includes the window CGCAAAAAACTACTGCACCATCTTGCTTACCGCGTACTTATAAAACTTCATGAGGCACGCGTGGCATATGTAGCCGCCGTAAGGCCTCTCCGGCCTCCTCTCGGTCTTGGAGAGCTTCCTTATCTCCACCGGCCTTCCCCTGGGGACCCCTCCCAAGGGCCTCCCGCAGATCGCGCACCTCGCCGCCTTAGGCTTCCTCTTCTCGAAGTGAACTACAGTCTTGCCCCCGGGGGTCCTCTTGTAGACCCTCCTCCTGCTGCGAGAGCGGTACGCGGGCCTTACCATTTACTTAACCCCCCTCGCGCTCCCCTCAAGGCCTTATATCTTCTCCACGGCCTCCACGAACTTCGCCGCCGCCTCCTCCACCGCCCCTTGGCGGTTGTAGATCACGTTGACGGCCGCTCCCACCAAAACGGCGGAGGCTATAGCAGCGTTCCTGGCCAGCTCCATGAACCTCTTCAAGAAGTCGACGTCGGAGTAGTCGCTCCTCACCCTGCCCTTGTCTCCCCTCTGCCTCTCCACTATTTCCTCCGGGGAGGCTTCGATTACGAAAATTATGGCCGGGTTCAAGTTCTCTATTACATGCTTGGGGAGGCCGGGCCAGACGCCGGTCGGGGTGTTTATGGCGGCGTGGGTGTCGACTATCAAGACCCCCTCGTCGCCCAGCTCCGCCTTAGCCTCCTCTATGATGGCCTTGGCCGCCAAGGCTTGAAGCTCCCTCTGCTGGCTCAAGTTAAGCTTCCTCATCTCGTCCCTGTGCTGCACCCACCCCCTCTCCTTAGCTACCTTGAGCATGTAGTCCCCGAAGTTTGCAACCTTGACCTTGTAACCCTTCTCCTTTAACATCTCCACAGCCTTGCTGGTGACCGTGGTCTTGCCCACGCCGGGAACTCCGGTGGCAATGACTACCCTCATCATGCCCTTCACTCTCCGAGGACCTTTCTGAGTAGGGGATATGTCTCTATCGCCCTCTCGTACGTCAACATAGTATAGTACTGCTGTAAGATCATCGTCGCCAACAAGAGCCCGGTCCCGGTTCCGTAGGCCCCGAATATGTCGGCCACTATAACTAACAAGGCCACGATTATGCTGGACAGTATGGTCAACGGGTATATGTACTTGGCCAGTATCTTTTCCAAGTGCCTCGGGTCGCTCCTCGCCCCGGGGACGTGGAGGCCGGACTCTATCAAGTTCCTAGCTTGGGTCTTCGGGTCCAGCCCCGCCAGCTCGACCCACAAGTAGCCGAAGGCCACGGAGAGGGCGGTCAAGGCGATTCCGTAGGTGAACATCCTCAAGGGCTCGTGGATGAACGCCAAGAGCCCCCTTGGAGGGGTCAAGTAGTAGGCCACCGCGGAGAGCGGGCTCCCGGGGGCGTGGGAAGCGACGGTCTGTATGTTAGCGAATATTATTGCTGCCAACAAGACCGGTATGTTTGTGACGTAGAGCAAGTTGAGGGGTATCTTTATCCTCATCCCCCTCATCTCCTTTACCACGAGGGGTACTTGGATCTTAACTGAGCTCAAGTAGGCTATGGCGGCTATCATAACAACGGTGGCTAAGAAGCCTATTAGGTCCGGCATCGCCCCCACCGGGACTCTCCGGCCGTCGCAGACCACTTGGGTCCCGGGGACCTTGGGGGCGCCGAGGGGGTTGCCCAGTATTACGGAGGCGAGGCCGCACTTGAGCGCCGCAGGCACCAGGCCGGCCCAGATGAGCTGACCGGCTTGGCTGAACCAGCCCGCGAACTCCCAAGCTATCCCGCTGACCACGCTGGCAGCTATGAACAAGCTTATCCCGCTCCCCAGGCCGTAGCCCTTCTGGATCATCTCGTCCATAATTATTACCAGTATAGTGGCGCCCGCCAACAGCAACATGTCGAGGACTATCACCGGCGCGGGGGGAGGGTTGTAAACCACCACCCCGTCGGGGGTCACAGTGGTCCAGAGGCTCCCGGAGAGGACCAAGCCGATTGCCTCGAACACGGCCAGCACTACCGCGAAGCCCTTCTGTGCCAATGTGAACAGCTTCTTATCTTCTGGGTCGGTCAGGTCCAAGTCTATTATTTTCGCTCCCACCAACAGCTGCAAGACCAGGCCGGCGGTCACTATGGGCCCTATTCCCAACTGCATCAGTGTGCCCGCGTTGGCCGCGAACACTATGTTCATCAAGAGGAGGTTGAAGCTCGTCTGCACGCTCACGCCGGGCAGAGGTATGTTGCTCATCATTAGGTAAGCAACCAAAGCGAGGGCGGTCCACGTGAGCCTCTTGTACAAGTTTATCTTTCTCTTAGGCCGAGGGACAGCCGGGACGTAGGTCCCAATTTCCGCCAGCACTTCCAAAGCCTTGCGCCCTAGGTCTTGCACTTCAGCGTCCCCGCCCTCGCCGTGGGGGTTGATTAATAAAAGGGCTCCGGTCCCTTGGGGTCGGAGCCGGGGTGCCCGAGCCCGGAAAAGGGGGCGGGCTTAAGACCCGCTGGCGTAGGCCTGCGTGGGTTCAAATCCCACCCCCGGCACCACCTAAAGGCCTCAGAGGGGCCAGTACCCCCTCAGCTCCCTCTTGGCCTCCTCCACGTAGAACTCCACCTCTTCCTCCGGAACGCTATCCACGACCCTCTCCTCGTCACCGAAGAACTTCTCCTTAGCGGCCCCAAGGGAGTTTAACGTACTCCTCGCTACGACCCAATTCACGTAGCCCCCCTCCAATGCTATGACTATGGGGATCCCCAAGCTCTCCGCGAAGCTCGCGAGGGAGCTGACGGCCTCCCAGTGGCCGTCCACAGTAACCTCGAGGGACGCCAAGGGGTCGAGCCAGTGGGTGTCCCAGCCGGCGGAGACCAAGAGCGCTTGGGGCAAGTAAGCCTCGAGCACCGGCAAGACCACTTCGTGGAGGGCGTACAAGAAGCCCTTGTCCCCAGTGCCCGGGGGCAAGGGGACGTTGACGGTGTAGCCCTCCCCCTTACCGGAGCCCTTCTGGCTGGGGAAGCCCTCGAAGGGATAGAGGGTCCTAGGGTCTTGGTGTGTGCTGACGTAGAGGACCTCGTCGGTGTTGTAGAATATGTAAGCCGTCCCGTCGCCCCAGTGGACGTCTATGTCCACGACGGCGACCCTCATCCCCCTCCTCCTCAAGACCTCGGCGGCCAAGGCGACGTTGTTGAATATACAGAACCCCCTGCCTTCGGACCTCCGGGCGTGGTGGCCGGGCGGCCTGACGGCCGCGAACGCGAGCCAGTGGTCGCCCTCCACTGCCCTCTGAGCTGCGTAAGCCACCGTGCCGGCGGCGTAGAGGGCCGGCTCCCAGGAGGTGGGGCTGGCGTAGGTGTCTGGGTCCAAGTAGCCCCCTCCGGCCTCTATGACCCTCTTTACGTACTCGACGTAATCCCTATCGTGAACTAACTCCAACTCCCTTTCGTCTATAGGGACTGGACTTCTCACTTCGACGTAATTCGGGAGCTTGGTCCTTTTCATCAAATCTAAGATAGCCTTTACCCTCTCCGGGCTCTCCGGGTGCCCGGGAGGGGTCTTGTGTAAGAGGAACACGTCACCCACGTAAATTGCCCTTTCCAAGAGTTGTGCCCTTTACGGGCGGAAAAAAGGGGGGTTTTAGCCGACGACCAGGAAGGTGGTGGTGGCTATTGAAGGCCAGAAGGCCTCCTCGCTGTAAGCTATCACCTTGACCGTGTAGCTGCCCAGCTCGGCCTCCTCCGGCACCGTGAAGGAGTACGCGAACTCGCCGTCGCCCTCGGAGGAGGCGAAGCCGGAGCTCACCAGCCCGCCCTTGGGGTCGTATATCGCGACGAACACTATAGCGTTCTCCAGGGGCTCTCCCTTGTTCTTGTCAACCACGTACACCTTCACCTCTTGCTCTTGACCCTTGACGGCCACCGGGGCGACCTCAACCTTCTTCACTTGGGCGAACTTGACGTTCTCGTAAGCTAGGTAGCTGAAGTTCTTGGCACTGAACGGGTAGTTGGGGTTGCGGAAGGCCTTGAGCACCGCGGAGTCGCTGCTCGGGTAGTAGCGGTCGAGGTACAAGGGCCCGTTGCCTATGACCGCGTGGCCGTGCTTCTCGATGAACTTGACGACGGCCTCGTAGTTAGGCGTGACCTTTATGCCCAAGAGGTCCTCGAGCTGGCCCACTTGGGGCGGCACGACCCCCTCGGAGGCGTCCTTCTCTAAGTACTCCTTAACTATCTTGACGTGCTCCGGGTTCAGTAGGTCTAACCAGTCCACTCCCTTGCTCTGAGCGGCGGTGGAGCTGAAGGCTACCTTGCCGTCTTCCACGGCTTGCTCCATGGCGTAGAGCAGCTCCCAAGGCGTGGATGGAGCGAGCACCGCCGCTACGGTGTAGGCCAGCTCGTCTGGGTCGAAGTGCATCATGTCGCTGTATATAACTATGGTGTTGGGGCTGACTACTTGCACGCCCTTGAAGTTCTGTATCCAAGGACCGTTCACGCTGGCGACGTAGGGGTCGTATCTAACGTCGTCCTCACCAGACTTGGTGCCCCACTCCATTACCAAGTAGACCCAATACAGCATGTCGGTTAGCCTGACCTTCTGACCGTCGTGGAACGCGCCCAAGTTGTCGCGCAAGTTGAGCACTATCATGGCCTTCGCGGTGGTTCCGGGCTTCACGTGGACCCACTTGTGCTCCTTGTAGTCGTAAGTTACCGCGTCGGGGGGTACGGCTATGTTGCCGGTCTTGACGCTCCAAGACTTAGCTAAGAGGGGTATCTTCTCGCCGTTGTAGGGGTTGTTAGTCATGAAGTCGTCAACCATACCCTGGTGTATTATGACGCTGTAGAGGTCTTGGTAGCCCCCGACCGGGTTCCAAGCCCACTTGTGGACGTACTTGACGCCCACAGTGAGCTTGGGAGAGCCGGGCTTGTAGGCCATCATCTCCGTCCAGCGGTTGGAGATGCCGGTCAAGAGGTCGTCCACTACGTTCTTAACCTTAGCGTTGGTTATGTAAGCGTTTATCGGGCTGACTACGAATATCCTGACAGATTCTTCAATGCCCATCCTGACTAGATCGTTGAGGAGTTCGTCCCTCTCCGCCTTATTGGCGTAGTCGCCGTTGGCCAGCTTTAGGGCTACCTCGTCTATCTCCTTGTTTTCGTAGTTGCAGAAGCCCGGGGTTTGCCAGCCCGGCATGTAGCCGAAGAAGGGGGCGTACATCTGGTAGACCGTGGAGTCGGAGTACTTGGTCATGGAGGAGCTGCCCCAGCCCTCGGTATACAAGTGCCACTCGCCCTTAGCGGGGTCGCTCATGTACACTAGCTGCAGAGCCTTCTTGAAGTCGCCGTAGATCCTCTCCACCTCGAAGCCCAGCTTCTCCAGCTCGTCGGCCAACATGTCGCCTATCTGCTTCCTCACGGGGTCGTCGTTCCTTATCATGAACTTTATCACTATAGGCTCGTCGTTGTAGTACCACTTGCCGGCCTTCATCACAGCTCCGGCCTTAGTTAATGCATCTTCTATCATCTTCTTGGCCTTCTCGAAGTCATACTGGAAGTTGAACTGCGCTAAGGTCTTTATCGCGGTTAGGTAGTCCGGGTTGACGGGCGTCAGCGGGGATATTATAGCGAAGCCGTAGCCGTTCAAGACTTGGCTGACCACCTTTTGCCTGTCTATCAAGTAGTTGAGGGCGTACCTAACCTCTTTGATGCTGAAGGGGTTGAAGGGACCGCCGTGCTCTTGGGTCGGGCACGGGTTGACCAGTATGTCGTCCAACCCCCCGGAGGCTAAGTAATACTTGACGTTGGGGTTGTTGGCGACCTTAGGTATCATGTGAGATGGCACGAACCAGAAGTACATGTCCAGTTTGCCGTTCAGCACGTCTTGCACTGCGGTGGCCTCGTTGACGTAGCTCTTGAACACCTCCAAGTCTGCCTTGGCGCCGGGTAAGGCAAAGGCCAAGGCGACGGACAGCGCCAACAGAGCTGCGAGCTTCCTCAAGGGCCCACCTTCAGTTCTGCCCCCGAGGGAGAGTAGATAAGCGTCTATAGTCCGAGATCTAAATCTGTGACTTGCGTTTCTCTATTACTTTAATGCTCTCTATCTCCGTGTAGGGGTACTGACCCTCCTCGTCCTTCTCATATTTCTTTACCATATCCCAAATGTTGAGCAGTGCTAATGAGACCGCCGTGAGGGCTTCCATCTCCACCCCGGTCCTCTCCACCGCCTTCACGGTCACCCTCACCTTCAGCCTATTTTCGTCCACCCTTTCGAACTCCACCTTGACGTCCGTGAGCCTTATGGGGTGACAGTAGGGGAGGAGCTGGGGGGTGAGCTTGGCTCCTTGGACCGCCACCGCCCCGGTGACCTCCAGCACGTTCCCCTTCTCGACGGCGTTCTGGTAAATTCGGTCCAAGGTCTCCTTCCTAAGCCTTATCACCCCCTCCGCGGTGGCCTCCCTATATACGACGTCCTTCTCTGTTATGTCCACCATTCCCCTCTTAGGTCCCACCGGACTTCACCAGTAACGCGGCGAGGGCCAAGCCTCCTATAAGCGAGAGGAAGGCCCCCACCGGCAAGTACCCGTAGGGGGTCTCCACCGAGTTGGCGACGAAGTCTGTAGTTACCATTACTAAGTACGACGTCACGAATGCTACGACTAAGGCTTTGCCCGAGCCTGGGGGAGAGAGCCTCCTCCCCACGACTCCGCCTATCAGCCCCAAGAAAGGGAGGACCCCGCAGCAAGAGACCACGGCGGAGGAGGAGGCAGCGGAGATCAACACCGCCTTTAAAGCGGCCTTCTCCTCTACTATAGCGAAGCTCCTCGGGAAGCCCTCCGGGTACTCCAGCGAGCTGACCTCCTTGTAAACTAACTGAGCGGTCGCCCAAGCCAAGGCCACTACTACGGTCAGCGCCCTGAGGGCCTCTTCGGAGGCGTACTGGGTGGTGCCCAAGAGCATGGGTAATAGAGGTAAGCCGCTCTCGGCGGCCGCTAGGTAGGAGAGCAAGGAAGCGACGCCTTGTAGGGAGAGCGTCAACGCGATGCCGAAGGTTAGGGACTGACGGGGGCCCAACTTGAAGGCGGCCAGCGCGGTGAGGGCTCCCGGAACCAAGGCCCCGAAGAAGGCCGCGAGGTAGGACTGGGGGCCCACCAGAGCGCTCAAGCCTAGGAGCAGCACCGCCGCCGCCAGGGCGGCCATCGCCCCGGAGAGTGTACCTATTAGATATGGGTCCATCAAGTCGTTCGAATAGGCGGACTGCAACAAGGTAGCCGCAGAGGAGAGGCCCGCCGCCGCCAGGGCGTCAGCCCAGACCCTCTCCGCCCTTATCCTTAGGATTGGAAGCTCCAAGGTGAAGCCCGCCGGGCCGTAAAGGAGGGAGGCGAGGGTGGCTAGCGCGGAGAGTAGCAGTAGACCCCTCGGGAGTCCGCGAGGTGGAGGTGGAGCGCGTTCAACAGTATTAGCGGGGCCTCGCTTAGCCTCGGCCCCGGCCTCTCCACCACGTCCGCCGCCTCCGCGTATATCACGCACACCCACTTGACCTCCGGGACCAGTTTGAGGGTGGAGTTAACAGCGTCCCCCAAGTCGGGGCGCCCGCTGGTGAGGACTATTACCACGTCCGGCCTCAACGTCGCCAACTTCTCCTCGCTCACCCTCGGCCACCCCTTGTTCTTGATCAAGTTGACAGCGTTCAGCGAGTCGGCCACGCTGCTGATAAAGTTGTTCTCGCCCACGGCGTATATCCCCCACTTGTAGGGGTAGAACAGCGCGACGTACTTCACGACGGGCATTAACTTAGCTACCCCTTGGGCCAGAGTCAAGTTGCCCTCTATCCACCCAGCCACCTTCCGGGCTTCCTCCTCTTCGCCCAGCGCCTTCCCCACAGCCACTAGGTCCTCTTCCACGCACTTAACGCTCTCGCACACCCCTCCCTTGACGAAGAACACCTTTAGCCCGGCGCTTATGAGGTGATCCCTCATCCTCAAGTCGCTTCCCGCGTCGGCGAGGACCAAGTCCGGGGAGAGCGAGGCTATTGCCTCTACGTTGGGGTTCCAGAAGTAGCCCACTACCTTGACCTTGCCCTCCTTCACCAGCTCCTCCAGCTCCGGGGGGTAGGTGACGGGCTCCACCGTCCCTACGAGCTTGGAACAGTTCAGCAAGCAGACGGCCTCGCTCAAGGCCGGGGTGAGGGCAACTACCCTCTTAGGCGGGTAAGGGTTGACGTCTACTCTGTACCCCATTCTGTCTACGAAGGTTAAAGACCACAGAGGAACTAAGAACAACAATATTAACGTAATAGCCTTCTTATTCAAGTTCTTCCCCGTGGGGCTTCGCCCCTCCCCTTTAAACGCTGCCGCTGGTGGCCTCGTCGATTATCACGTTCAACAACCTGTTGAGTATCCTTAAGCTCCTTATCTTGGAGGGGTCCTTCGAGGCGGCCACCAACACCGGCCCGCCCCGGGTGGTCTGGTCGTAGAGGGCGGCGTCGAAGGGAACTATGACTATTACCTTAGCCCCTATTTTGCTCTGCAACTCTTTTGCTCTGGTCATTATTTCCTTGCTGTCCTTCTGGTTCGTGAGTAATGCGGAGGGCACCCTATTTACAATAAGGGCCAATATCTTGTTAGGGAACAAGGTTTTGGCCAAGTGCTCGGTCTGGCGGAAGCTCTGGGGCATGTGGTCCACCACGACAATCAGCCACCTAGAGGTGACGTTCACTATCTCCTTGAAGGCTTGCAAACCCATCCAAGAGGGCACTTGAAAGTCGTTAAACACTATGTCCCCTATAACCGAGACCTTCTTAGCTAGGGCGTTGGCCCTTTCGGCCCTCCCGGGGAAGTTTGGGTTGCCCAAAGCTTCTATTATGCGGTCGCTCACCTCGCCGTACTTCTTGGTGGGGGGAGTTAGGAAGAGCTCCAACGGCTTGCCCCCTTCCTCCCTCCTCACTTTGACCTTCAAGCTCAAGTTGGCCTTCTCGTCGCACTCGCCGGCGACGTAGTTCCACGCCCCGCACTCGGTCTCCCAGCCCTTTCCCAGTATCTTCAAGCTCGCCCTAGCGTTGTAAGGGTCCCAATCGACCAGCGAGGGCGTCATTCCCCTTCTGGCCAACAGGAAGCTGAGCTCAACAGCTATGGTAGTCTTGCCCACGCCCCCCTTGAAGCCGACGACGCCAATGCTGTTGGGCGGAGGCTCGAGGACCTCACTCTTCTTCTTCCGTCCGAACAGCGGCATCACTGCCCTCCGAGCGGTGTCTCCATCGAATGGCTTTAACTTAATGCTTTCTGCACGGGGCTGTCAGGGGGTTAAGGGATGTCGGACCCCGTGAAGAGAGCGGCCCAGCTCTTGAAGGAAGGCGCCACGATGTTGCCGGAGACTTGTCCTATATGCGGCTCCCCCCTCTACAAGCTCAAAGACGGCACGATAGTTTGTCCCATCCACGGCGAAATACGTAGGATCAAGAGCGCGGTCGAACAGAAGGGTAAGAAGGAGTTAAACGTCAACGAAGTATTGAAGGAGGTCACAGAAGTAGCTTTAGAGAAGCTCAGCAAGCTCTCCTCGAAGGCGTATACGGGAGGGAAGGAGGAAGCTGAAGAAATGTTGCTATGGCTGAAGGTCCTTGAAAAGGCCGTAAAGCTCAAGGGCGAGTGAGGGCCTCGATCGCTCGGGCCGTGCTAACCACCTCCGCCCCGTACACGGCCTTCATGTACTCCAACCACCTCTGTTGCTCCTCCGGGGGGACGGACATCGTCGCGTCCTCCACCACGGTCACCTTGTACCCCCTGAAGAAGGCGTCCGCGGCGGTGTGCAACACGCACACGTTGGTCGCCACTCCGGTCAAGACCACCTCACTAACTCCGAGCTCTCTGAGCAACAAGTCCAAGTCAGTGGAGAAGAAGGCCGAGTACCTCCTCTTGGTCACCACGTAGTCCCCTTCCTCGGGGGCGAGCTCCTCCACCACTTGGGCCCCCCAAGTGTTGGCCACCGCGTGGGGGCCCCAGAGCTCGAGCTCCTTGTCCACTCCGGGCAAGTGGGCGTCGTTGGTGTAAATCACCGGCAGCCCGGCCTCCTTGAAGGCCCTCTTAAGCTCCTTCACCTTGGGTATTATAGTCTCAGACTTGGGGACGTACAACTTGCCCTTAGGGTTTACGAAGTCGTTTAACATGTCTATTATGAGCAAGGCCTTCATTTCGGCGCCCCGTGGTGCTTCAGTAAGCCTTAGCAAGTTATATGCAAGGGCTTTACCCAACGGGCGGTGCGGGCCTTTGTGGGTTTGCGCGAGAGCCCCCTCGAGCTCCGCTAACTTAGGCCCCGGCTACGACGTGCTCGCCTTGGCGCACGACGCTTACTTCGACGTGGTCTGCGTAAGGCCCTCGGAAGAAACTAGGGTAGTAAAGGTGACCGGCGAGTGGAAGGTGCCGCTAGAGAGGAACAGCGCCTTGGCGGCTGCCGAGGAAGCCCTCAAGAGGCTCGGGGGGAAGGGGGTTGAGATATGGGTACACAAGGGCGTCCCCCCGGGAAGGGGGCTAGGCTCCTCCGGCGCCAGCGCGGCCGCCGCCGTCAAGGCTGTAGAGCTCCTCTTGGGTAAGTCGTTGAGTCCCGAGGAAGCTGTTATGAGTGCGGCTGAGGGCGAGAGGCTGGTCTCCGGGGCCGCCCACGCGGACAACGTGGCGGCCTCCTACCTAGGGGGATTGGTAGCCGTAACCTACGACCCGTTCAAGGTGCTCAAGTTCGAGGTGGCCGAGGTAGAGCTCTACGTGGTGACCCCGTGGCACGAGGTCCCGGAGGGGAAGACCGGCGCCGCCAGGTCGGTCCTCCCGGAGGAGGTGAAGCTGAGGGACGCCGTCAAGATGGTCGGCGGCGCTGCGGCAGTGATCAAGGCTTTGACCTCCGGCGACGAGGACCTCTTAGCAAAGGCCATAGAAATGGACCCCGTGGTGACGCCGGCCCGCTCGAAGCTGATACCGTGCTTCGAGGAAGTGGTGAAGGCGGCGAAGGGAGGAGGGGCGAAGGGCGTCACCATCTCCGGCGCGGGGCCCAGCTTGCTCCTCGTCGGAGGGGGAGCGGAAGAGGCCAAGGCCGCTTGGGAGAGGTGCGGGGTCAAGGCGACTTACAAGAAGGTCAAGCCCGCTCGCGGCTCCTCCGCCGTTCCTCCTCCCTCTCTTGGATGAGCCTCTCCATCATCGCCAAGCTTCCCGAAACTCCTAAGACGGCCAGCGCCGCGTACATTATCGTTTGTAACACGTCCCCGTTCAAGAGCCTCTCCAGCGCTTGGGAGTAGCTCGCCCCTTGGGGCAAAGAGGAGAGGGCGCTCCCTATCTTCACGACCGTCATGGTCGCCGCCGCCAACACGGTTATTTCTGTAGCCTCCCTCCAAACGGTCAAGTCCTTGTTCCTCAGCTTGTCTAACATTTTAGAGAATATGAACATGGAGGCTCCGAGGGCGACGAAGGGTACGGCGTTCACGCTTACCTCTCCCAACGTCCTTACGTCTATCTTCTTATACTGGATCACCGTTAGGTACGTCACTAATATAGCTATCATGAAGGAAACTGTCGATATCGTTAGGGTAGCGAGGGTCACCGGCTTGGTCCTCCACCACCTCGAGAGGGCCTCGTCCAGCCCGTAGCCCTTCACCACCATGAAAGTACCCAAGAGCAGCCCCAAGACCGGCAGGCTGTACGTAATGAGGCCGGTGAGCGTCAGGAAGCTCAAAGTGAGCAGCACCACCCCCGGTACCCCTAGGAAGTACCTCGCGAAGCGCCTCTCCTCGGTCACTTTTTTGATTATCTTGTTCAAGAGTACGTAAGTCTGCT containing:
- a CDS encoding homoserine kinase gives rise to the protein MWVCARAPSSSANLGPGYDVLALAHDAYFDVVCVRPSEETRVVKVTGEWKVPLERNSALAAAEEALKRLGGKGVEIWVHKGVPPGRGLGSSGASAAAAVKAVELLLGKSLSPEEAVMSAAEGERLVSGAAHADNVAASYLGGLVAVTYDPFKVLKFEVAEVELYVVTPWHEVPEGKTGAARSVLPEEVKLRDAVKMVGGAAAVIKALTSGDEDLLAKAIEMDPVVTPARSKLIPCFEEVVKAAKGGGAKGVTISGAGPSLLLVGGGAEEAKAAWERCGVKATYKKVKPARGSSAVPPPSLG
- a CDS encoding DUF373 family protein: MVKKILVVTVDVDDDLGKVGINTPIIGKEELLKAAVEFGLKRPEDADLNAMFATLSIANMLASKDVETEAAAIAGSEHGGVEAHMRVRSQLAAVLSRYPAEGIVLVIDSPEDERIIPVIQDLAPIISVKKVVIEQSRSLEQTYVLLNKIIKKVTEERRFARYFLGVPGVVLLTLSFLTLTGLITYSLPVLGLLLGTFMVVKGYGLDEALSRWWRTKPVTLATLTISTVSFMIAILVTYLTVIQYKKIDVRTLGEVSVNAVPFVALGASMFIFSKMLDKLRNKDLTVWREATEITVLAAATMTVVKIGSALSSLPQGASYSQALERLLNGDVLQTIMYAALAVLGVSGSLAMMERLIQEREEERRRSRERA